From Equus przewalskii isolate Varuska chromosome 2, EquPr2, whole genome shotgun sequence:
gtatCACATTGCAACTCCATCACTGATTACCATTAAGCCcacatacaaatatacacagaGTTCAACTTCTGACAGGTCATGGACTTTgttgaaaatatgagaaaacctACTACACTTCAGAAAATATACATTATCAAATGTTTATCAATGTCCTGAAGCCTAAGAACCTAGTGTTGGAAATCCTGCTTTCAACCTATTCATGACTTTTCATCACTATTCCTTCTCTCATTCAATATTCAGTGGTGTGCAAAATGCATTGCTCTGGAAAGCAAGCAATTTGGATTCTAGTACCCAATCCTCCACTTAACCTCTTGTGACCTTGTGCAGGTCAATCAATTTCATTCATCTTCAGTTACCTCATCCACAAACAAGTCTAATAATACATTAATTGACTGAAGATTGCAGACTAGACCAGGTGAGAGATCTACGGCTTTTTGTATGCAATATAATCCCATTAAAGAACATTACatgaggaagaaatatttcacaTTCTAACACATTCAACAATGAATTTCTAACTCTAACTCTCCAAAGGAACATTACTTTTTACAATCCTCTTTGAGTATACAATTGTTCAGCATAGGACAACTCCATCTTTCTGTAGAGTTACGAACATTAAACTTACAAATCATCctttctagatttatttttaaaaaaagaaaacactataaAAGCTAGCACTTAGATTGTCCTTTGATCATACTTACCAGCTGACTGGCCGCGGTTGGTGGCATCATGATCACTATCACCCTGTTCACTGTCCCCGTGACCACTGTCCTTAGAGCTTACTATGTCGGCTTCCTGGAATGCAGAACTAGAAGTACAAAAATGTgaatattagaataaaaaaggcaaggaaacacagaaaacatTCTTCTGCCACCACATGGTCACCGATGGTGCTGCAGATTCATAGACGTCTCCGTTGGCTTTATCTCTGCATACAGCTAGCTCTCACAAACTTAAGCCTAACTCTTTAAAATTGAACATTAGCAGTCAGTTTGAGCCCTTAAGGCACGTAAAGTTTAGGCATTATTCTATTATTGGACCTAAGTAAATGTTTATATCATTTTCCTAAAACAGGTGTATACATACACCTGGAATAGTTAGAAAGGCTATGAGAAGCAGTGTAGGAGTGTACActgataaaatattcaaatacattTAGTAAGctgtatataaatgaaatatactcatattttttaatgtgttgtctAGGAAACCCAACATAATCAGTTTTTATGTCCTGCCCTAATTGGAAATACttgatacattttatattttaatagtgaATAATATACCTAATTCCTACTTTTACTAGGTAGTACATTGTTCATACACCaagctagggggaaaaaaaaacagtccATACCTGTTAACACGGCGAGGTCTGTCAACTAGATAGCTGAGCTCTGCTCGTTGGTGTTtagtctagaaaaaaaataaataaatcaagagcATTTGAACACTAAGGGTTTAACTAACACTCTGCTTTTGAGGTTAGGAGCTAATTCTATCGTAAATAATTGTGTACATTTTTATGAATTTCGAAGCTGTCCTAAGACCTCTACCTAGTGATTGCTGGCCAAGGGCAGGGAGATATGCAGAGACATTTCCATCTAGACTTCCagtaaaggtaaaaaaaaaaaaaaagaagaagaagaagaagcagaaataaaaggccaattttaaatgtgtggggtttttttaaaggagagaatgCAAATGACCTCATAGCTAGGGCTCATAAACTATTGTCTCGAATAGAGTCAACCTGGTTATCCTCTGCAGGCTTTTGTTCAGTGGCCTAAAAAAGTGTTTAGGTGCATACTGGTTGACACAAGAAAAAGAGCACGCTCAATAAGCAAAAAGTTTGGATATTTTAtggaattattttgttgtttattttcaaaatgtgcttAAGATACAAATGAGCTGTACAAATATTCATGAAAGTCAATTAATAATATctaagtctcaaataaataaaataacctgCCAAGAAAGGAGTTCAtagtcctccctccctccccagttcTTTTCCCCTTCCAAAAGCCCTCTGcattctcctcccagcctccgcCATCCACACACCTTTTCTGGTCCAAACTTTCTTTTACATCAATCCACTCcgttctccccctccctcccttctttcaaCTTTGCCActtctccatcttttaaaaagaaatcggAATTGACAAGCCAAATTCTTTGAAGAAAGGCAACAGCAGTGATTTATCAAGAACAGTGGCAAGAAGGTGAGTATAGCTAAGAGATATATTTAAGACAACAATTGTTTAAGCCTTTCGTTAGTTTACTCTTACAGGGGTTTGTGCCAAAGCAACTTCATTCAAATTCACACTGTGTGGGCGTTCGGCTTCAAGAGCGTCTGTAAATGCTGTCCAGAGCAGAACTGAAGGCTTTTCTCAACCCGAGTTCAGAGGACAAGGATCTGATAACTCATTCACTAAAACACGCATTCGAGTTTAGACAACTGTGCAAAGTTAAACACTCTATTAGCTTACTTTTACACACGACTGAAAGCATCGATAAACAAAGCCAAACAGAATTAACTTTATTAACGCCTGGGACAAACGCAAAGAGAAAAAGACCTTTGCCAGTGCCAGAAAGTCCCTCCACCGCgtttccctctccccccacccccgcccgcgCACATTCCCCTTTGCCCCGAGATTTCTGAGAAGGGAAAGGACTGAGAGGGGATTAGAATTTTCAAGGAAAGATGctagagggaagaaggaaggtcTAAGGTGGTAAAGCACCAAGAGGAGGGAATGAAAATAGACGTGGAGGGGTGGAGCTCGGAAAATCAGGGACAACACGAAGTTTAGGTTACACACGAAGGGGTGGGATAGGGTGACCGCCCGTTCCTGACCCCACAAAGATACAAATAAGCTaatatcctaaaaataaatacacagtgCACCAGAGATACAAGGGCTGGGCTAGAGGAGGCTTTCGGATGGAGGAGATGAGAGATGGTGGTCCTTTCGCTTCAGCCTTACCTCGTTGGACAAAATGCTTCCGTTGGAGATGATGTCGGGCTGCTGGTCTGTGTAGCCGGTGACGATGGCCCCGCAGGGGTTGTGCTCAGTGTCCGTACTCCGCGAAGGGCTGCAGGGCTTAAGGAACATCAGGTCGGTCTTGGCGGACTCAGGGGTCAGGCAGACCTGGTAGCAGTAATTCTGGTTGTGGTGGTGGGAGCCAAAGCCCCCAGACTCCTCCACGGGCACTTGGGCCGGGTTACTGGGTACGTTGGAGCTTTGCACCAGCATGATGTCCGATTTGCTGAGTTTCTTCTTGCGTGCCCGGGCTTGGCGGCCGCAGCAGGTCGAGCCTCCACcgccacagcagcagcagcagaggcagcaatCACTGGCCAGACACGTGTAGATGTTGAGCTTCTTCTCTTTTTGGCAACGCACGGCAAGCACGATCATAGCCAGCAGGAAGATGAAGGACACGGAGCCCAGCGCGATGATGAGGATGAGGGTGAGGTCCAGCGAAGTCTCCCCGCCGCCGGAGCGGCTGGGGCGTTGGTGCTcccctgaccccccacccccgcccccgcccccgccctgggGTTCGACAGCGCCATCCACCAGCTGCACCACCAGGGTGGCGGTGGAGGACAGGGGCGGCTGCCCGTGGTCGCGCACCTCGATCACCAGCTCGTAAGGCCGCTGGGGGTCGCGCTTGGCTGGCACCCGGCGCGCTGTGCGGAGCTCCCCGGTGCGCCAGTCCATGCGGAAAAGGTTCATTTCGTTGCCCCGTACAATGCTGTAGGTGAGCCGGGCGTTCTCGCCGTCGTCCGCGTCCACTGCGGCCACGCGGGTCAGCAGGTAACCCGGCTCCGCCGAGCGGGGCAGCACCTCTCGAGCCGGAGTCCCGTTGCGCCCCGGGAGGGGCGCCACGATGGCAGGGGCGTTGTCGTTCTGATCCACGATGAGGATGTTGACAGTGGCGTTGCCAGCCAGCGCCTGGGGGCTGCCGGCGTCCCGGGCTTCCACCTGAAAGCTGAAGTCCTTGAGCTGCTCGTAGTCGAAGGAGCGCAGGGCGTACAAGTAGCCGTTTTCGGAGTTGATGGAGACGTAAGTGAAGACGCTCATGCCCTGGATCTGGCACTCGAGGATCGAGTAGGCTAGCTGGGCGTTGGCGCCCTCATCGCGGTCCGTGGCGCTCACCGCGTAGATGTAGGCGCCGGGCACGTTGTTCTCGGTCACATACACGTCGTAGACCGGCTGGCTGAACCGCGGTGCGTTGTCGTTCACATCTGACACTTGCACCTGGATCGACTTACTGGTGGAGAGCGCCGGCTCGCCCCGGTCCCGAGCCACCACGGTCAAGGTGTAGGAGTCCCCCGCCTCTCGGTCCAGGGGGGCCTCGGTCACGATGGTATAGTAGTTCTTGAAGGAAGACTTGAGGCGGAATGGCACATCCCCCAGCAGCTCACACTGCACCTGCCCATTCTCCTCTGAGTCTCGGTCGGTCACGCTGAACAGGGCCACCACTGTGCCGGGCGCCGCGCCCTCGCTCACCGCCTCCTTCACGGTGCTGAAGCTGATCTCCGGCGCGTTGTCGTTAGCATCCAGCACTCGCACTAGCACCTTGCAGTGAGCGGGCACGGCATTGGGGCCCAGGTCCTTGGCTTGTACGTACACTTGGTACACCGGGCTCTCTTCATAGTCCAGCTCGCCGCTCACCTCCAGCCGGCCGGTGCGCGGGGAGAGTCCGAAGAGCTCCCGCGCTCGGGGCGAAATGTGGCTGCTGAAGGAGTACACTACCTCGCCATTCTGGCCTTCATCTGGGTCTGTGGCGTTGAGCTGGATCACGAGCGTGCCTGGCGGTGAGTTCTCTGGAAGGGACACAGTGTAGACGGGTTGGTCGAAGGCGGGCACATTGTCGTTAGAGTCCAGCACTCGGATGGTGAGTAGGGCCGTGCCGGTGCGCTGCTGCTGGGGGGGCAGGCCCCCTCCCGCGCcgtctccccctccttctcctcctcctccccctcctcccccgtCCACCGCGGTCAGCACGTAGCGGTGCACCGCTTGCTGCTCTCGGTCCAGCGGTTTCTCCAGCACCAGCTCGGCGAATCGGTTGCCATCCCCTTGGGTCTGCACGTCCAGGGAGAAGTAGCTGTTGGGGGTGATCTCGTAGTCGCGCAAGGAGTTGGTGCCCACGTCTGGGTCGAATGCGCTCTCCAAGGGGAAGCGGGTGCCTGGCGTGGCGCTCTCAGAGATCTCCACCGTCAGGTCCGGCTCCGGAAAGGAGGGGGGGTTGTCATTGATGTCCAACACCTCGATCTCCACCCGGAACAGCTCCAGGGGGTTCTCCAGGAAGACCTCCAGGTGCAGGACGCAGGAGGGGCTCTGCTTGCAGATTTGCTCGCGGTCGATCTTCTCGTTCACGTACAGCACCCCGGTTTCCAGGTTGAGGTCCAAGTAAGGGGTCCGCGAGTTGGGCACCGTTTGAAACCTGCGAGCTGAAAGTTTTGTAATGTCCAAGCCCAGATCTTCAGCGATATTCCCCACGAAAGTGCCATGTTCCTGCTCCTCCTGCACCGTGTAGTGAAGCTGGGAAAAGACTCCTTCCACCATCCAGAGCAAGGCAAAGAATAATAGCACAATCATCtccaaagggaaaggaagcagctTCCCGCAGCCAGTCAGCCACCCAATCACCTCCCCCACCACCacgaaaaaaaaaatctcaaaaaaaaatacaaataaaagtgcGCTGTGTGGGGGGCTCCTGTGGCTTTCTGTCCTTAAAAATCTTATTCCTTTTGCTTCATTTTAGGGCTTCCCCCAATTCAGCCTCATTTTTCAATCTTAGCACAGGAAGGGTGACAGGCGtcccctttcctcatctgtaatctTCCCACTGaccaattaataaaataataatacaatagtCAGCGTCCTTTATTCCGACAATCTTGGCGCAACGCGGCGCTGGCAAATCCCAAGGAGGAAATTTCGATATTTCAAGACTGTCCTCGGTTTGTCTTCTTGCTgatgggaggagaaggaggaggaggaaaagaagaaggaggaggaggaggaagatgaggaggaagaggagaaggaagaggagatgcTGCTGGCACCGCTGAACATGCCTCTTAATGTCAACGGCTGGCAAATGCAAAAGGGCTTAAAAACAGCGAGAAAATTTTGTGCCGGAAAAGCATAGAACGGCTCTGCAGCATAAAACtttcattctcttcatttctctggatGGATGTTCTTCTtggcattttttcctctttcgctctatttgtattttttgcctttcatagtcttgtctctctctgtcctcatcccCGCGGTCATTTGCCTCTCTGTAAGTGTGATGAGCAGTTTCTTTGCTGCTGTTTTCTTCCCAAGCCTCTTTTCCTCTAAGCTCTCTTCCTTCCagtccttccctcctcctgcctcagcctTAAAGCCCGTGATCTCGGCTGGCAGTTTCTGAGCTCCGAGcgcttctcttctctgtttttgcGCAGCGCCCTCATTCTGCCAACCAATCGCTGAAGAGCACCACCCACCGAGCCACCGCTAATTGGCCAAACTGGCCGTCAAATAGGCGCGTCATCCGGCTGCCGGGCGGGGCTGGATGGAACCCGCGCCCGGGCGGCAGAGGTAAGcgtgagtgtgagagagagaacagcCCGGCAGGTCCCGAGGCGCTAGCTGGGGACGCTGCCTCGGAAAGTTCCCAGTCCCCAGCCGCAGGTAACGGAGAGGGAATAGAGAGGTTCCCCTGTTTGCATCAGCAAATGCGAAAACAATAGCAACAGCGGCGGTATCCTCTCCCAGGAGCGGGGGTTTCCAATGACGCtaacattctttttcctttaaggtATTTTCCTTGCTATTGATTGTGGAAATAAATCACAGAGAACGGGAAAAAGTTTCAGAGGGGTCACTAATTGTCAGGGGTTACCCAATTAACGGACTCTGGAAGAGATTGgcaggactttaaaaaaaacgGATGTAATGTGGCCTGTGTCAAACTAAGCGTGAGGGTCTGCAGGGGCCGAGTGGAAGGGAGTGAAGCAGTGGGAGTGTGGGGCGAGGTGGGTCTTGAAAAGCCGAGGATTCACGCCAAGGGATGAGGGCTGGTGGCTCTTATAGACGTGCAGACGCGATAGACTTGCCTCTTCCCTTCCTAAATGTATATCCGTAGTATTCTTAGCAAATAGATTAATTCGCTTGGGGACCTAGTTAGAGCTGCGAGCGCTTTGATCAATGACTGAGGACTTTGATTTGAGCTCTGCCTTCGAGCCCGCCAGCCTAACGCCCGACTCTTTGGCATTGGGCATCGAACACCGCCGGGCGCTGCAAGAAGCCCCGGATATCCCTGCGCCTTACCCCGCCAAGGGCTACTCAGCGGCCCCGCGCACAggctattttctgctttttctgacAATTGGAGATCCCCCCCGCCTTCTCCTATGCTAGACCGGAACACGATTCTTGCCCAGCTTGGGGCAAGCCGGCTGGATGAGGACGGCTGGGCGGCGGCGAACGCAGGCGGGtcgg
This genomic window contains:
- the PCDH10 gene encoding protocadherin-10 isoform X3, encoding MIVLLFFALLWMVEGVFSQLHYTVQEEQEHGTFVGNIAEDLGLDITKLSARRFQTVPNSRTPYLDLNLETGVLYVNEKIDREQICKQSPSCVLHLEVFLENPLELFRVEIEVLDINDNPPSFPEPDLTVEISESATPGTRFPLESAFDPDVGTNSLRDYEITPNSYFSLDVQTQGDGNRFAELVLEKPLDREQQAVHRYVLTAVDGGGGGGGGEGGGDGAGGGLPPQQQRTGTALLTIRVLDSNDNVPAFDQPVYTVSLPENSPPGTLVIQLNATDPDEGQNGEVVYSFSSHISPRARELFGLSPRTGRLEVSGELDYEESPVYQVYVQAKDLGPNAVPAHCKVLVRVLDANDNAPEISFSTVKEAVSEGAAPGTVVALFSVTDRDSEENGQVQCELLGDVPFRLKSSFKNYYTIVTEAPLDREAGDSYTLTVVARDRGEPALSTSKSIQVQVSDVNDNAPRFSQPVYDVYVTENNVPGAYIYAVSATDRDEGANAQLAYSILECQIQGMSVFTYVSINSENGYLYALRSFDYEQLKDFSFQVEARDAGSPQALAGNATVNILIVDQNDNAPAIVAPLPGRNGTPAREVLPRSAEPGYLLTRVAAVDADDGENARLTYSIVRGNEMNLFRMDWRTGELRTARRVPAKRDPQRPYELVIEVRDHGQPPLSSTATLVVQLVDGAVEPQGGGGGGGGGSGEHQRPSRSGGGETSLDLTLILIIALGSVSFIFLLAMIVLAVRCQKEKKLNIYTCLASDCCLCCCCCGGGGSTCCGRQARARKKKLSKSDIMLVQSSNVPSNPAQVPVEESGGFGSHHHNQNYCYQVCLTPESAKTDLMFLKPCSPSRSTDTEHNPCGAIVTGYTDQQPDIISNGSILSNETKHQRAELSYLVDRPRRVNSSAFQEADIVSSKDSGHGDSEQGDSDHDATNRGQSAGMDLFSNCTEECKALGHSDRCWMPSFVPSDGRQAADYRSNLHVPGMDSVPDTEVFETPEAQPGAERSFSTFGKEKALHSTLERKELDGLLSNTRAPYKPPYLTRKRIC
- the PCDH10 gene encoding protocadherin-10 isoform X1, producing MIVLLFFALLWMVEGVFSQLHYTVQEEQEHGTFVGNIAEDLGLDITKLSARRFQTVPNSRTPYLDLNLETGVLYVNEKIDREQICKQSPSCVLHLEVFLENPLELFRVEIEVLDINDNPPSFPEPDLTVEISESATPGTRFPLESAFDPDVGTNSLRDYEITPNSYFSLDVQTQGDGNRFAELVLEKPLDREQQAVHRYVLTAVDGGGGGGGGEGGGDGAGGGLPPQQQRTGTALLTIRVLDSNDNVPAFDQPVYTVSLPENSPPGTLVIQLNATDPDEGQNGEVVYSFSSHISPRARELFGLSPRTGRLEVSGELDYEESPVYQVYVQAKDLGPNAVPAHCKVLVRVLDANDNAPEISFSTVKEAVSEGAAPGTVVALFSVTDRDSEENGQVQCELLGDVPFRLKSSFKNYYTIVTEAPLDREAGDSYTLTVVARDRGEPALSTSKSIQVQVSDVNDNAPRFSQPVYDVYVTENNVPGAYIYAVSATDRDEGANAQLAYSILECQIQGMSVFTYVSINSENGYLYALRSFDYEQLKDFSFQVEARDAGSPQALAGNATVNILIVDQNDNAPAIVAPLPGRNGTPAREVLPRSAEPGYLLTRVAAVDADDGENARLTYSIVRGNEMNLFRMDWRTGELRTARRVPAKRDPQRPYELVIEVRDHGQPPLSSTATLVVQLVDGAVEPQGGGGGGGGGSGEHQRPSRSGGGETSLDLTLILIIALGSVSFIFLLAMIVLAVRCQKEKKLNIYTCLASDCCLCCCCCGGGGSTCCGRQARARKKKLSKSDIMLVQSSNVPSNPAQVPVEESGGFGSHHHNQNYCYQVCLTPESAKTDLMFLKPCSPSRSTDTEHNPCGAIVTGYTDQQPDIISNGSILSNETKHQRAELSYLVDRPRRVNSSAFQEADIVSSKDSGHGDSEQGDSDHDATNRGQSAGMDLFSNCTEECKALGHSDRCWMPSFVPSDGRQAADYRSNLHVPGMDSVPDTEVFETPEAQPGAERSFSTFGKEKALHSTLERKELDGLLSNTRAPYKPPYLKMLWRQLCGETHVARDGGLSTTT
- the PCDH10 gene encoding protocadherin-10 isoform X2, yielding MIVLLFFALLWMVEGVFSQLHYTVQEEQEHGTFVGNIAEDLGLDITKLSARRFQTVPNSRTPYLDLNLETGVLYVNEKIDREQICKQSPSCVLHLEVFLENPLELFRVEIEVLDINDNPPSFPEPDLTVEISESATPGTRFPLESAFDPDVGTNSLRDYEITPNSYFSLDVQTQGDGNRFAELVLEKPLDREQQAVHRYVLTAVDGGGGGGGGEGGGDGAGGGLPPQQQRTGTALLTIRVLDSNDNVPAFDQPVYTVSLPENSPPGTLVIQLNATDPDEGQNGEVVYSFSSHISPRARELFGLSPRTGRLEVSGELDYEESPVYQVYVQAKDLGPNAVPAHCKVLVRVLDANDNAPEISFSTVKEAVSEGAAPGTVVALFSVTDRDSEENGQVQCELLGDVPFRLKSSFKNYYTIVTEAPLDREAGDSYTLTVVARDRGEPALSTSKSIQVQVSDVNDNAPRFSQPVYDVYVTENNVPGAYIYAVSATDRDEGANAQLAYSILECQIQGMSVFTYVSINSENGYLYALRSFDYEQLKDFSFQVEARDAGSPQALAGNATVNILIVDQNDNAPAIVAPLPGRNGTPAREVLPRSAEPGYLLTRVAAVDADDGENARLTYSIVRGNEMNLFRMDWRTGELRTARRVPAKRDPQRPYELVIEVRDHGQPPLSSTATLVVQLVDGAVEPQGGGGGGGGGSGEHQRPSRSGGGETSLDLTLILIIALGSVSFIFLLAMIVLAVRCQKEKKLNIYTCLASDCCLCCCCCGGGGSTCCGRQARARKKKLSKSDIMLVQSSNVPSNPAQVPVEESGGFGSHHHNQNYCYQVCLTPESAKTDLMFLKPCSPSRSTDTEHNPCGAIVTGYTDQQPDIISNGSILSNETKHQRAELSYLVDRPRRVNSSAFQEADIVSSKDSGHGDSEQGDSDHDATNRGQSAGMDLFSNCTEECKALGHSDRCWMPSFVPSDGRQAADYRSNLHVPGMDSVPDTEVFETPEAQPGAERSFSTFGKEKALHSTLERKELDGLLSNTRAPYKPPYLNHFHPLSYFVHWK